CTTCGCACATTACAAGCGCATGCTGGCACGTCCCGCCGTGCAGCGGGTGCTGCGCGAGGAGGGCTATAATCTGGCGAGCCTCGGCCAGGACGCTACCGCCGCGGTATAAGTTTTAATGTACCTTTTCAAATAGATAGCTCGCGCCGCGTGCGCCTCACAGAATGGAGCGTGCGACGGTTCGTTCGGCCTCGTCGATCGCTTGCGGCGTGCCGACATGGAACCAGAGTCCATCGAGCCGCACGCCAAAGAGTTTTCCGGCAGCAGCGGCGCGGTGGAAGAACGGCGCGAGGCGGAAGACCTCCTCCGTCGCGTCTTTGAAGAGTTCCGGCTTGATAATGCCGACACCCGTATAGACAAAGGGCGCGACCCGGCGTTCCTCGCGACCCGTCAGTCGCCCGAACGCATCCATGGTGAAATCGCCCGGCCAATCGACGCCGACGCTCGCCGATGTTGCGGCGACAAGCAGGAGGATATCCATTTTCTCCGGGTCCCAGGCGGCGCTGAGGCGGGACAGATTGGCCTGCGGGCCTTCAACCCAGAAGGCATCCGTGTTGCAGAGAAAGAAAGGCGCCGCGCCGAGTATGGGCAGAGCCTTGCGAATGCCGCCACCTTGATCGAGCAGTTTCGTCCGTTCGTCGGAAATGACGATCTTGGGCGTTTGCCGGGTGGCGAGATGCGCTTCCAGCCGATCGGCGTGGTGATGCACATTGACGACCGCCGTTTCGAGCCCAGTTTCGGCGAAACGGTCGAGCATATGATCGATCAGTGGTTTGCCGGCGACTTCGACGAGGGGCTTCGGAATCGTGTCCGTGATCGGGCGCATGCGCGTCCCGAGCCCCGCGGCAAATACCATGGCTTTATCAGGCATGAAGAAACTCAGGCTTGAAGGAGGTCATGGCGACGCAACTTTTACCGTGTCTTGGGACAGAAGCGACGGCAGATGCGTCTCATACCAGCCGCGCAGCTCCGACAACAAGGGATGCGCGAGGTCCTTCGCCAAATATTTTGCGATCCGTGGCAGATGCGCAAGATAGTCCGGCTTGTGATCGCGCTTGTCGAGGCGCGCGAATATGCCAAGAATTTTGGTTGCTCTTTGCGCGCCGAGAATCGCATAGGCGCTGGTGAAGCTCGCGATGTCGAAATGCTCACCTCCAGCCTGACGCAATTGTGCATAAAGGCCGAGCAGCCGCAGTTCTATATCGTTCGGCACATCCACGCGGGCGTCTTGCAACAGTGATACGACGTCATAGGCAGGATGGCCGCGCACGCAATCCTGAAAATCGATAATGCCGATGCGCGAGAAGCTGGTTTTCTGCGGCAACCAAAGAAGATTTGGCGAATGATAATCGCGCAGCGTCCAGGTCGCAGCGGCGTTGACGACGTCGCGCAGCGCGTGCCGCCAGAGATTGACGAATGTGGCTTTCGCGCCCGAAGGCAAGGTGGCATGCGCCACATGCGGTGCATACCAGTCGAGCAGCAATTCCACCTCGATGGCGAGAGCATCCAGGTCATAGGGTGGAATGCTGTAGATCATCTCGTCGTCGAGAGACACCGCATCGGGCAATGATGAATGATGCAGATGCGCGAGCGCGGCGACAGCCTCGGCATAGCGTTCGAGGATGACCCCTTGGCTGTCGACGACGCCCTCATTGCCGAAATCTTCGAGAAGCGCGACGCCGGTCGTGCGATCGAGCGCCAGAATTTCTGGCGCCGAAAGGCCGGCATCGCGCAGGCCCTTATCGATTGCGACAAAGGCCGATATGTCTTCGGCGAGATGCGCCAATTCGCCATAGGATTTGCCGGCGCGCAACGCTGGCCCATCCTGGCGCGGCGGTGAGATCATGAGGATCGCGGTTTGGCCGTCAGGCTTGCGCAGCCTCTCATAGGCGCGTGTCGACGCGTCGCCCTGCATGGGCATGCGCTCGGCCGCGGCCCAGTCCGTTCCAGCGAGAAGATCGCCGATCGCATGCGCGAGAGCGAGCCTCGGCGCCATCGGGCCTATGCCGGTCAGCGTCGCGGCGCGATAATCGGCGCCGCGTGCCGCATCCATGCTGAAGGCGATGTCGAGCCGATCTCCGGTCAAATAGATTCCGGCATGTTCCGGCCATTCGACGATGACGAGCGCGCCCTCCGCGGCTTCTTCCCAGCCGAGTTCGGCGAGCTCGTCGGGCCGGGCAATTCGATAAAGATCGGCGTGCACGATCGGATAGCCGCCTTCATAGATCTGCATCAAAGTGAAGGTCGGACTCGGCACTTCGAGATCCTGGTCGCGCATGAGTGAGCGGATGAGTGCCCGTGCGAATGTGGTTTTGCCAGCTCCGAGGTCGCCGGCAAGAGTCACGAGATCGCCGGGTCTGATCCAGCACGCGACATCGGCGGCGAGCCCGATCGTGGCTGCCTCGTCGGGAAGATCCAGCCGCCATTTGGCTTGCCGATCCATCGTTTGCGGCGTTGGAGCCGCCATTCCTGACTTCCTTATTCCAGTGAGCGAAAACGCTGCAAATCAAAAAGCTGGAGCATGCTCTCATCAATGAGACATCGGATATATCCGATGTCTCAATATCGGAAAAGGCATTCAACTTTTCCGGAACATGCTCTAGGGCTCTAGCCGAAACAAGCTCGGATTCAAAGGCATAGATGAGCGACGGACTCGTTGCGCGGTTGTTCAGGCTGTTTTGGTTCTGGTGGCTTGCACGCCTTGCGCCGGGAAAATGCAGGTGACGGTCGTGCCTTCGCCGGGCACGGAGTCGATGAGAACGCGGCCGCCATGCAGTTCGACCAGGGATCTGACGATCGAGAGGCCAAGGCCGACGCCGCGGTGGCGCGATCCACTCGTGTGGCTGCGGAAGCGCCCGAAGACATGGTCGAGCACTTCTGGCGGAATGCCGCGGCCCTGATCGGTCACTTTGAAAATGATTTCATCCTCGCGCCGCATCGCGGCGAGCGTGACGGTCTGCCCCGGCGCCGAGAAGCCGACGGCATTGGACAGGAGGTTGAAAAGAATCTGCCTTATGCGTTTGGCATCGGCGACGAATGCGCCGACCCCGTCAAGCGCCACCAGCTGCAAATGAATCGATGATTCGGCGACGCGATCCTGCACGCCTTCGGCCGCCTCGTACATCATCGTCCTTATATCGACGTCGCCGGGGGAAAGTTCGAGCGCATCGGCGTCGATCGACGCGAGGTCGAGAATATTATTGATGATGGCGAGCAAAGCCGTCGAGCTTTGCGTCACATAGCCGGCATATTCGCGCTGGCGCTCGTTGAGCGCGCCGACCGTGCCATCGCTCAACAGACCGATGAAGCCGATGATATTGGTCAGTGGCGAGCGCAATTCATAGGAAACGTGATGGACGAAATCATTGCGTAGCGTTTCTGCCTCGATCAGCGCCTGATTGCGCTCGGTCAGCGCCCTCTCGACATTCACGCTGGCGGTCGTATCGGTGAAGGTCAGCAGCGTGGCGCCGTCGGGCAGCGGTTGCGCGGCGCAATCGAGAACAGTGCCGTCGCGACAGGCGATCCGCCGCTCGAAACCGGTGCGCCGGTCGTGCAGGCCAGTGATAATTCCCCGGATTTCGGCGAACCCGGCTTCGTCCTCCCCGAACAAGGCACAGAGCGGGGCGATCCGGTCGATGTGCGGCTTGTCGTTGAGCAAGCTGGCATCGAGCTTCAAGAGCCGAGAAAAAGCCGGATTGAAAAATTTGAGTCGGCCGTCCGTGCCGAAGACAGCGACCCCTTCCTTCAGCGTGTCGAGTGTTTCGCTTTGCACGCGGGTCAGGGCATTGAATTGCGATTGCAGATGGAATCGCTCGGTGACGTCGTCGAAGAGATAGGTCACGCCGCCTTGCGGATTGGGCGTGATGACGACACGCAGGGTGCGTCCGTCCGGCAAATACCAGACATGTTCGCTCGTCTCGATCGCTTGATAGGCTTGGTGAAGCTGATGTTTCCAAGCGCGGAAATCCGCCTGCTCCGGCAGAAGCCCGCGGGCCCGCAGGGTGTCGAGAATTTCCGCATCGGTCGGATGCAGGTCGACGAAAGCCTGATCGAGCGACCAAAGCTGGCGATAGGCGGCATTATGAAAAACCAGCCTCTTGTGGCGGTCGAACATAGCGACGGAGGTTGAAAGCAGATCGAGCGTGCGCGCATGCGCCTGCATCTGCCGGTCGAGATCGCCACGCATTGCTTCCAATTCGGAGATATCGGCCGCGATGCCGGCCGAGCCGGCGGGTGCGGGGGCTTCGACGATATCGAGTGTCCGTCTTTGGCCGGCGGCGACCGCCGCGGCGCGGCCGCGCCAGATCGCGCCTGTGGCGCGCGCCAATGCGGAGGCCTCGCGTGTCGAACGTTCGAGCAGCTCGGTGCCATGCAAGATCGCATCGGTCGGATCGGCGGCTTCCACGGCACGCACATAGGCGGCATTGACCCAGGTTAGCCGGCTGTCATGATCGCGCAGCCAAGCCGGCGAGTCGACCGCATTGAGGAGGCCGCGCAGGGCATCTAGTTCGGCGATCGTCGAGACCAGCCGTTCGCGCAGCCGAACCGCTTCGAGCCGATCGCCGGAGACGTCGCGAATGCGCATCACGGCGCGGCCGCTGACAGCGCGGCCCTCGATTTCGAGCCGGCGGCCACCTAGACTTTCGAGGGCGAAACGAAAGCCCTCGCCCTTTTGGCGTAGGCTATCCACGCAGGCGTCGAGTGATTGCGCGCGATCGGGCGTCAGCCAGGAGCCGAAACCGAGCACACGACGGGAAATCGGGACATCGGTTACGAGGCTGAGATCGCCTTCGATATCAGCCTCGCCGCCGGGTCCATCCCAGGCAACGATGATCTGTGGCTCGGCGGCGAGAAATACGTCGGCCCGATCGACCTTGGCTCGCAAATTGGTGAGGTCGAGCTGGTAAGCGGCGGCTGTCTTGCCCCATTGATGACGCTCGCGCAGATGTAGCAGGGCGGTGATCGTGGAAAACAGCACCAAGCCGACGATGAAGGAAAGCCCAATGACATCCTGGCTTTGCCGCAGGCCGTCGATCAGGACTATCGGATCGGCCGGCCGCGCGAAGGCCTCTGTTGCGGCGGTGACCAGATAAAGAATGCCGGCAAGACGGGCACCAAATATAGCCAGGAGCGCAAAAGCTTTTCGACGTTTTTGCTCGGTCCCGCCTCCGCCCTGCCGCGCTGCGTCTTGCATTGCACCCTCTCGCAGCTCGATGATGCGGTGAACGAATCCCCTCGTTCACACCGAATCACTTATTTAGCGCGGCGATCGATTGCATGAAAGCTTTAGAGCGGGCCGAAGAAAGGTCGGAACCATTTTTCCTCGGTCCGCTCTAATTTATGACGATCGGAGTCTATCGCGCATATGCGTGCGAGCGGCGTCGTCGGGGCTGCCCCCAATGGACCCGGATGAATCCCAGGCGCCAACCCGGACCGTTCGAGCCATGGCTGACCGTCTGGAACATGGTTAACGCCGTGCGACTATCGCTCCGCAGACCCGGATGGTCCGCGCAAATTGTCCCGGAGGCAGGGCTCTCTCAATAGCGATATTGATCGGATTTGAACGGCCCCGTCTGCGATACGCCGATATAGGCGGCCTGCGCATTTGAAAGCTTCGTCAGCTTGGCGCCGACCTTGGCGAGATGCAAAGCTGCGACCTTCTCGTCGAGATGCTTGGGCAAAGTATAGACCTGGCGATCATAATGACCTTGCTTGGTCCATAATTCCATCTGGGCGAGGGTCTGATTGGTGAAAGAGGCGGACATCACGAAGGAAGGGTGGCCCGTCGCATTGCCGAGATTGACCAGCCGGCCCTCGGACAGAAGGATGATTCGCTTGCCTTCGGGAAATTCGATTTCGTCGACCTGCGGCTTGACGTTGGACCATTTGTAATTGCGCAAGCTGGCGACTTGGATCTCCGAATCGAAATGGCCGATGTTGCAGACGATGGCACGGTCTTTCATCGCCCGCATGTGATCGAGGGTGATGACGTCGATATTGCCGGTGCAGGTGACGAAGATGTCGGCGCGGGGCGCGGCATCTTCCATCGTGACCACTTCATAGCCTTCCATCGCCGCCTGCAGAGCGCAGATAGGATCGATTTCGGCCACCATCACCCGGCAGCCGGCATTGCGCAGCGACGCGGCCGAGCCCTTGCCGACGTCGCCGAAGCCGGCGACCATCGCGACCTTGCCCGACATCATCACATCGGTGCCGCGCCGAATGCCGTCGACGAGCGATTCGCGGCAGCCATAGAGATTGTCGAATTTCGACTTGGTGACGGAATCGTTCACATTGATGGCCGGCCAAAGGAGCTTACCCTCCTTCTGCATCGCATAGAGGCGATGAACGCCGGTCGTCGTTTCTTCGCTCACGCCCTTGATCGCGGCAGCGCAGCGTCCATACCAGCCGGGGTTTTCCTTGATCCTGCGCTTGATGGCGGCGAAGAGGATTTCCTCTTCCTCGTTGCTGGCTTTGTCGAGGAAGGCCGTGTCGCCGGCTTCGGCGCGGACGCCAAGATGGATGAGGAGCGTTGCGTCGCCGCCATCGTCGAGGATGAGGTTAGGCGCGCCGCCATCGCTCCATTCGAAGATTTTATGGGTATATTCCCAATAGTCGAACAGGCTTTCGCCCTTGCGCGCGAAGATCGGGATACCGGCTTCGGCGATCGCCGCCGCCGCATGGTCCTGCGTCGAATAAATATTGCAGGAGGCCCAGCGGATGTCGGCACCGAGCGCCTTGAGCGTCTCGATGAGCACAGCGGTCTGAATCGTCATATGCAGCGAGCCGGCGATCCGGGCGCCGGCCAGCGGCTGCTTCGAGCCGAATTCGTCCCGCGTCGCCATCAGCCCCGGCATTTCCGTCTCGGCGATAGCGATCTCCTTACGGCCCCAGCCGGCAAGGCTGATGTCTGTGATGGCATAGTCCGAAAAGGAATGAGACATGGTCAGGTGCGCTCCTTGAAGACACGGCTTCAGAAGGGGAAGGAAGGTGGTGGATCTATATCAGGGCAAGGACAGTCGTGCAATAAAGATATAAGCAATTCTTTATATGGTGTGGAATAGCTGCTCCGGAGGCGACTGCGGGCGGGCCGTTGCGCCTTCTGAGCGAAGGTTTTCGGCACGTATGCCCCCCATGGTTTACTGTTTGGCCGTCTGCGGCGAAGGGCCTCCTCGCCTGATCAGAGCCAGGTATGCTTTGCCTTGGAGCGAACACCTTTTTGTGGCGGGTGGCACTCATCCAGGCCGTAGCTTATAGCTTCCCGGCGCGTGCGATTGATCGGCGTGCCGATGCGGCTTCTTTCAAAGTGAGTTTTGTTCGAAATGGCCTGATGGGCTCTTTCGGATCAGCGCTTCCTTCACCGCGCGCGCCGCGGGGAGCATGACCTCGGGGTTGATTCCTATCCAGAGCTCTGCTTCTTGTGCGCATTACCTCAATGGGCAAACGGCCTCTATGCTGGAAAAATCGACGCCTTCAAAAAAATATGGAATGGCTATCATAGCCAATGACAAGGTCATTGACTGGCTCCTGCCATTCCTCGAAAGCTATCAGGCGACCAATGCGGCGACGCCGCTTTTTCTCATCCCTTACGACGACAACATGACGCGTACGCGCCGCGCCGCCGATGTGTTCGGCGTTGAAGTCGTCGACATCGACAGCGCCGAACTCGATGCCTTGGCGCGCCGCCTCTATCCGTTCAATCCCGGTCACCGTCGCCGCTTGCGCAAGCTTTTAGCTCTGGCATTGCCGCTCGACGAAGTCATCTATCTCGATGTCGATACGATCTTGCTGCAGGATTTCTCGCAGCTTTTCGGCACGCTCGAAGCTGGCAAGTCGGAATTTATCGTCGCCTGCCAATGCCATGATTACGTCTACAATTCGAAACATGCGCAATATGATTTTCTGCGCGACGCGATGCTCTTCAATGATGGTTTCTTCGCGACATCGAGGAACCTGCTGTCGTTGCAGGATTTCTATGATGTGATCGCAGAGGATGAAAAGATCTTCCATGCGGTCCGCCAGCGTGGTGGCCTTTTCGCGCAGCCGCTCACCAATTTTGTCGTGCATCGGCGCGGGCTGAAGATCACATCGCTTTACGAATGCATCCCGGGGGCTTCCGGCGAAAGCTATTACAAGGCTGAAGGTGTTACCCTCACGGACGACGGGCCGGTCGATGTGCATGGCAAAAGCATTTATTTCTGCCATTGGCCCGGCATTATCGGCATGCCCGGCCGCCGCATATTTGATGGCCTGTGGCACAAATTGGCGCACCAGGCGGCTGCACGTATGAAGGAATTGGCCTGACCTCTTATCGCTTCCGAAGCGATAAGAGGGTGTGAACCTGCTCGGCGAGCGCCTCAGCATAGGCGTCGAATGCGAAGAGACGTTCGTAAAGTCGCCGCGTGTCGCTCGTCTGACGCGCCTGAGGCGGTGTTAGTGGCATCTCTGTGCGGCGGCGTAGCGCCGCCGCAAAACCTTCGGCATCTTTTGCCAGTGCGACATTGGCGAGCGTGGCAGGATCGATCGCTATGCCGCGAAACGCCTCTCTCGTTGCGATCAAAGGGGCTCCGCTCGAAAGCGCTTCGATGGTCTTGATCGAGATTCCATGGCCGGATGTCGTCGGCAAGAGGATTGCTCCGGCATTGGCATAAGCGCCTTCGAGATCGTCGATCCGGCCGCTAAACAAGTGTGCATGCTTGGCGAAAAGTGCGGGCGCCTCGGCACGGAAGATTTGATCGATATTGCCGATGATGCGGACCGGAATATCGGAGGCAAGCGGCAGAACCTCTGTCAAGAACCATTTGGCGCTGAGATAATTTGGATAATTGGCGCTGGCGACGATGATAATATCGTGTCCGCCGGGCGCGGTCGGCACGGGTTTGATCGCCGGGTAGATGAGCACATGTGTCATGTCTGGCAAAAAGGCGCGCCAGCTCTGTGCTTCCTCGTCGTTGAGATGAATGAGCAGGTCGGCCTCTTGCATCTCGGCGCGTTCGCGCGCCAGCATGTCTTCAAAGCTTGCTTTCGGGGGCAGTCGCCAGCGCTTCGCGTTGCGCAAAGAGAATTGCCGCGCCTGCACATCATGCGTATCGAGCAGCACTGGGCAGGAATATTCGCGTTTGAGTGCGCGCGCCGCGGGCATGCAGAAAAAATGGTTGCAGTGAATGAAATCGACATCGGCCAGGCCGAGGAGCTCCGCCGGCAGCCGGGCGTTCGATGTCGTCGTGCAGAGCATGGCGGCGGCATCGCCATGCAGCCATTGGCCGAGAGCGCCGAGAAAACCCGGTGTGGCCATTTGGGGCCAAGCCATTCCCGCAAAGTGGCGCGCGTCGGCGATGAGATCTTGTGTCGCGGCGAGATAGGCGTGATGCGCCTTTGATCCCGCGCTCCAGCCCGGAAAATCCGCGATTGCAAGGCTATGAACATTTGCGCCGAGCGTCCGATAGGCCTGCATCTGGCTGACGAAGACCTGATGGCTTCCGCAGGAATGCCAAGCCGGATGAACAACAATAACGCGCTTCCCTGTTAGGGGCTTGGTAGCCAAGAAGCGCCGCGTTTCGGTTGCATCTCGCGGAAGGGACGGCATCAGGCGTTCATGTGTTGTGTGCAGACCGCGCGCCGCGTCCGCAACGCCAGATCACCTGCCAGGGAACTCCGAAAAGAAGCATCAGAAGCTTGGTTGTCGGCTCGCCGAATTGGGCCGCGAAATGGTCGAAATGCATGACCAGCCGATGCGCCGTGCAGGATCGCTTTGCCCAACGCGGCAGATCCGGATCGGTCTCCTTGGTATCGAGACCGAAAAGTAAGCCGATCAGATGTAGCTTGAACAGCAGATTTGGCGTGAAACGGGCGCAGCGATGGATGAGTTGATCGATAATCAGCGCTTTCGCCTGACTGATATAATCGCCGTCGCCTCCAGGCTTGTAATTCAGAGCGTGGTGGAGTTGAGCCGTCTGCGAGAAAAGGTTCGAGCCGTGCATCCTGTAGATGAAGAGCGGCTCGTCGATGAGGACGCTGCCGCACCAGCCGCCGATCCCGTGCGCTAGATACATGTCGGTCGCGGTCCACAAATGCGGCAAACGCGGGTTGTCGGAAAAAAGCAAGATCGCATCGCGCCGGTAGCAAAGGCCGGATGTTGGCGTCCACACCCATTGCGTGCAAAGCGGCGGCACATAAAGAGCTTTGGCACTCAGATTTTGGCCGATACTGGCGGGAGGCCAGTTCGCGTGCCCGCGATAAGGGCGCCAATTGTTCGGGCGCCGGCCGCGGCCGCTACGGATATAATTGTTCATGGCCTCGCCGGTGCTAAGGACGATGTTGCCATTATGGGCCTGCAGCATATCGCCGGCGGTAAAGCCAATATGGATCCGCGAGGATAAATGCACGTAAACATGCGTTTCGACGCAATGCGGCAGCAAGAGATCATCGGCGTCGAAGAAGATCACATATTGCCCGGACGAGCGCGCAAAGCCTTCCAGCGAAGCCGCTGTCTGTCCCTTATTTGTCTCGCGCCTGATGATAATGACTTGCGGATGGCGCTCGGCGATCGTCGCGAGCACGGCCGGTGTCTCATCGGTGGAGGCATTGTCGACGATGATGCATTCGATGGCGGAATAGGTTTGGGCAAAGATGGATTCGACCGCCTCTTCAAGATAGCGGCCGTAATTGTAGTTGATGACGATGATGCTGACCAAAGGCAGGTGAAAGTTCGGCGGCAGCGTTTCATCGCATAAGCGCGGGCCCGTCTTCGAGAGGCCGTCTGCCGGACCCGAAAAATTCATCGCGCACCCCTTTTTAAGTCGGCTCTCGGCTGAGCCATGAACGGTCTATGTGAAGCGCGCGGCTTGCGATTTTCCGCGCGCACATAGGGCCGTGCGGTCGGAATAATCGAAAGATTGTGATGTGCGTGCGGCACTTTCAAATAATTTATCACAGATCGCGCCGCCCATCTGCCATCTAATTGGCACAGAGAGGGTGATCTATCGGCTGGATCGGAGCCACCTCCGATTGTCTGTCTCCAGACCCGTGCGGCCTGGACAAAGCGGCTCTTTATCAAATAGCTAGAGAAAATTCATGCGGCCTTGCCGGGGTGTGCAGATTGGGACGTTCTTAAACGCGGCGGCGGTGCGTTAGGATGTTTCAGGTTTGCCGCGGGGATCAAACAGGGGCAAAATCCTCTGCCGCTCGAGGCGACCGCGCTTTCCGAAAGCTCCGCGCGGAAGGCATTGACCTTCCGCATATCTAAAACTGAGCGTTAAAGCAATTTTGGCGCAAGTTGCCGTCTGACTTGCGAAACAATCCTCAGGCAGCCGCGGTGCAAGGTGCTCCGCCAAGCTGTGTATCGAATAATAGCGTATGACGGATTGCAGGATATTCGAATGCCTCGGCTGCTTTATTTTTATCTTGCCAAACGGCTCTTCCTG
The window above is part of the Methylovirgula sp. HY1 genome. Proteins encoded here:
- a CDS encoding nucleotidyltransferase family protein, which produces MPDKAMVFAAGLGTRMRPITDTIPKPLVEVAGKPLIDHMLDRFAETGLETAVVNVHHHADRLEAHLATRQTPKIVISDERTKLLDQGGGIRKALPILGAAPFFLCNTDAFWVEGPQANLSRLSAAWDPEKMDILLLVAATSASVGVDWPGDFTMDAFGRLTGREERRVAPFVYTGVGIIKPELFKDATEEVFRLAPFFHRAAAAGKLFGVRLDGLWFHVGTPQAIDEAERTVARSIL
- a CDS encoding glycosyltransferase gives rise to the protein MATKPLTGKRVIVVHPAWHSCGSHQVFVSQMQAYRTLGANVHSLAIADFPGWSAGSKAHHAYLAATQDLIADARHFAGMAWPQMATPGFLGALGQWLHGDAAAMLCTTTSNARLPAELLGLADVDFIHCNHFFCMPAARALKREYSCPVLLDTHDVQARQFSLRNAKRWRLPPKASFEDMLARERAEMQEADLLIHLNDEEAQSWRAFLPDMTHVLIYPAIKPVPTAPGGHDIIIVASANYPNYLSAKWFLTEVLPLASDIPVRIIGNIDQIFRAEAPALFAKHAHLFSGRIDDLEGAYANAGAILLPTTSGHGISIKTIEALSSGAPLIATREAFRGIAIDPATLANVALAKDAEGFAAALRRRTEMPLTPPQARQTSDTRRLYERLFAFDAYAEALAEQVHTLLSLRKR
- a CDS encoding PAS domain-containing sensor histidine kinase encodes the protein MQDAARQGGGGTEQKRRKAFALLAIFGARLAGILYLVTAATEAFARPADPIVLIDGLRQSQDVIGLSFIVGLVLFSTITALLHLRERHQWGKTAAAYQLDLTNLRAKVDRADVFLAAEPQIIVAWDGPGGEADIEGDLSLVTDVPISRRVLGFGSWLTPDRAQSLDACVDSLRQKGEGFRFALESLGGRRLEIEGRAVSGRAVMRIRDVSGDRLEAVRLRERLVSTIAELDALRGLLNAVDSPAWLRDHDSRLTWVNAAYVRAVEAADPTDAILHGTELLERSTREASALARATGAIWRGRAAAVAAGQRRTLDIVEAPAPAGSAGIAADISELEAMRGDLDRQMQAHARTLDLLSTSVAMFDRHKRLVFHNAAYRQLWSLDQAFVDLHPTDAEILDTLRARGLLPEQADFRAWKHQLHQAYQAIETSEHVWYLPDGRTLRVVITPNPQGGVTYLFDDVTERFHLQSQFNALTRVQSETLDTLKEGVAVFGTDGRLKFFNPAFSRLLKLDASLLNDKPHIDRIAPLCALFGEDEAGFAEIRGIITGLHDRRTGFERRIACRDGTVLDCAAQPLPDGATLLTFTDTTASVNVERALTERNQALIEAETLRNDFVHHVSYELRSPLTNIIGFIGLLSDGTVGALNERQREYAGYVTQSSTALLAIINNILDLASIDADALELSPGDVDIRTMMYEAAEGVQDRVAESSIHLQLVALDGVGAFVADAKRIRQILFNLLSNAVGFSAPGQTVTLAAMRREDEIIFKVTDQGRGIPPEVLDHVFGRFRSHTSGSRHRGVGLGLSIVRSLVELHGGRVLIDSVPGEGTTVTCIFPAQGVQATRTKTA
- a CDS encoding glycosyltransferase, whose product is MNFSGPADGLSKTGPRLCDETLPPNFHLPLVSIIVINYNYGRYLEEAVESIFAQTYSAIECIIVDNASTDETPAVLATIAERHPQVIIIRRETNKGQTAASLEGFARSSGQYVIFFDADDLLLPHCVETHVYVHLSSRIHIGFTAGDMLQAHNGNIVLSTGEAMNNYIRSGRGRRPNNWRPYRGHANWPPASIGQNLSAKALYVPPLCTQWVWTPTSGLCYRRDAILLFSDNPRLPHLWTATDMYLAHGIGGWCGSVLIDEPLFIYRMHGSNLFSQTAQLHHALNYKPGGDGDYISQAKALIIDQLIHRCARFTPNLLFKLHLIGLLFGLDTKETDPDLPRWAKRSCTAHRLVMHFDHFAAQFGEPTTKLLMLLFGVPWQVIWRCGRGARSAHNT
- the ahcY gene encoding adenosylhomocysteinase; translation: MSHSFSDYAITDISLAGWGRKEIAIAETEMPGLMATRDEFGSKQPLAGARIAGSLHMTIQTAVLIETLKALGADIRWASCNIYSTQDHAAAAIAEAGIPIFARKGESLFDYWEYTHKIFEWSDGGAPNLILDDGGDATLLIHLGVRAEAGDTAFLDKASNEEEEILFAAIKRRIKENPGWYGRCAAAIKGVSEETTTGVHRLYAMQKEGKLLWPAINVNDSVTKSKFDNLYGCRESLVDGIRRGTDVMMSGKVAMVAGFGDVGKGSAASLRNAGCRVMVAEIDPICALQAAMEGYEVVTMEDAAPRADIFVTCTGNIDVITLDHMRAMKDRAIVCNIGHFDSEIQVASLRNYKWSNVKPQVDEIEFPEGKRIILLSEGRLVNLGNATGHPSFVMSASFTNQTLAQMELWTKQGHYDRQVYTLPKHLDEKVAALHLAKVGAKLTKLSNAQAAYIGVSQTGPFKSDQYRY
- the tsaE gene encoding tRNA (adenosine(37)-N6)-threonylcarbamoyltransferase complex ATPase subunit type 1 TsaE codes for the protein MAAPTPQTMDRQAKWRLDLPDEAATIGLAADVACWIRPGDLVTLAGDLGAGKTTFARALIRSLMRDQDLEVPSPTFTLMQIYEGGYPIVHADLYRIARPDELAELGWEEAAEGALVIVEWPEHAGIYLTGDRLDIAFSMDAARGADYRAATLTGIGPMAPRLALAHAIGDLLAGTDWAAAERMPMQGDASTRAYERLRKPDGQTAILMISPPRQDGPALRAGKSYGELAHLAEDISAFVAIDKGLRDAGLSAPEILALDRTTGVALLEDFGNEGVVDSQGVILERYAEAVAALAHLHHSSLPDAVSLDDEMIYSIPPYDLDALAIEVELLLDWYAPHVAHATLPSGAKATFVNLWRHALRDVVNAAATWTLRDYHSPNLLWLPQKTSFSRIGIIDFQDCVRGHPAYDVVSLLQDARVDVPNDIELRLLGLYAQLRQAGGEHFDIASFTSAYAILGAQRATKILGIFARLDKRDHKPDYLAHLPRIAKYLAKDLAHPLLSELRGWYETHLPSLLSQDTVKVASP